ACTTGTCTGGAACCCAAATCCTTCAGAATATTCTCAGCCCCTTCAATCTGAGCTAATTTCTCTCTTGTTATCTTTTGCCCATATGGCACACGGGTGGCCAGACATGGAGATGAAGGGCGATTGGCTGATGCCAATCCTATCTTTCCTGCCAAAGATCTAATTTCTTCCTTAGTTAGGCCAACTTCGGAGAGAGGAGATCGAACACCTAGTTCTTGCGCCGCTCTTATCCCATGGCGGTGGGTTTCGAAGTCATCTGCATTCGTACCATCGATAACGTTGAGAAATCCTAGTTCTCTCGCCGCTGAAATAATCATTTTCAATATGTGATTTTTACAGTAGTAGCAACGATCCTCAGGATTACTGATATATTCTTCCAGCTCTAGCTCATTTGTATTCAAAGTTATGAGACGCGCCCCAATCGAAGCAGCCAAGGAAATAGCAGTTTCTCGTTCTCTGGTAGGGAACGCAGGAGAAACCCCCATGAAAGCTACAGCTTTTTCCCCCAGCTCCTCAAGGGCTATTTTAAGAAGGAATGAGGAATCTAACCCTCCAGAATAAGCTACTCCTACCGTACCTAAGGAACGCAATGTTCGTCTTAGTTCATTCAATTTTTGCTCAGCAGTCATCGTTATCGTATAATCAAATACTAAAAATAATCATACCGACACAAATACTCTTTACAACGCAAATAAAAAAATATGGGAATTCTCGATTAAGATAGTATGAGCATACGAGAGGTGCTCAGGCAGTATATCTCTGGTGAACTGAGTGAGGAAGAAGCTGAAAAGCTCTTGCGACTAGACTTTTTAGAGAAGATTGGCAACCATACAGTATTTGATCATGGAAGAGAAGCTAGAAGAGGAATCCCCGAGATCATATTTGGGGAGAGCAAATCTCCTGCTATGGTTGCAGAAATAGTGGCTAGAGCCATAGATGATCGTGAGATTGTGTTGGTTTCTAGAGCGTCAGAAGAACACTTTAAACTGATTCGAGAAATAATCAAAGGGCCTACGGTCATTTATAATGAGAATGCACGTTTAATCACTGTTAAGAAAAAAGAGCTTGTCAGCCACAAAGGGAAAATAGGGATCTTGGCAGCGGGCTCCTCAGATATCACCGTAGCCGAGGAAGCTAAATGCGTTGCCCAAGCTATGGGTGTCAAGGTATTCACTGCATATGATGTCGGTGTTGCGGGACTGCACCGGATTCTAGAACCGTTGAAAATGATGATTAAAGAGAGTGTTGACGCAATAATAGTGGTCGCTGGAATGGAAGGAGCATTACCCTCAGTAGTTTCAGGTCTGACGGACGTTCCAGTTATCGGAGTCCCGACATCAGTTGGAT
The genomic region above belongs to Methanomassiliicoccales archaeon and contains:
- the larE gene encoding ATP-dependent sacrificial sulfur transferase LarE gives rise to the protein MTAEQKLNELRRTLRSLGTVGVAYSGGLDSSFLLKIALEELGEKAVAFMGVSPAFPTRERETAISLAASIGARLITLNTNELELEEYISNPEDRCYYCKNHILKMIISAARELGFLNVIDGTNADDFETHRHGIRAAQELGVRSPLSEVGLTKEEIRSLAGKIGLASANRPSSPCLATRVPYGQKITREKLAQIEGAENILKDLGSRQVRVRHHGEIARIEVLADDFLLLLTKRDKIVKDFKKIGFKYVCLDLEGYRSGSLELS
- the larB gene encoding nickel pincer cofactor biosynthesis protein LarB, coding for MSIREVLRQYISGELSEEEAEKLLRLDFLEKIGNHTVFDHGREARRGIPEIIFGESKSPAMVAEIVARAIDDREIVLVSRASEEHFKLIREIIKGPTVIYNENARLITVKKKELVSHKGKIGILAAGSSDITVAEEAKCVAQAMGVKVFTAYDVGVAGLHRILEPLKMMIKESVDAIIVVAGMEGALPSVVSGLTDVPVIGVPTSVGYGYGGRGEAALISMLQSCSPGLAVVNIDNGVGAGAFAALIARKCHNRSNDKAHSL